The genomic DNA CTGTTGCTTCGATAACCCAAGGCATCATACACATAAGCGGTAAGGGTGTAGGTTTTTCCGGGGGTTACGCTCGTTCCAAGGCGAATGGTTCCGGAATAAGGGGCCGTAACCGCGGTGTATTGAATTTGGTCGTTTAAATAAAATTCAACATAATCCATCCCATTGGGAGTGCTTACTTCCACCTCTATTGTGGTGCGACCGGAATCAATGGACCCATAATTGGCGGGACTGGTGATTGCAATCGTTGGGCTGTTGGCCAAAGTCTCTGCGGTGTGCAGGGTGTCTTGTTCGGTGGGGGGTTGCTTGAGGTCTGCATTTGCCTCCACCCAAGCGTCGATGCCGGCTTGCCAGTAGGTGTATTCCGGAATAATGGTTTGATGCACTTGAAATGCTTTTTCTTGCACAGACCATGCCGGAGAAAATTCGGTGGCAATGAGTCCGGTCATTTTATCGATTGGGTAAGAAATGAAACTGTTGTCGATTTGGGTTGGAACGTCGAATGTGGCAAAAATATCTTGAGAGAGCATGTCTTCCGGCGTGTTTTCCGCAGGGAGTAATCCGGTGGATTTGGTGATCGTGAGAGAAGTGATGCCTTGCGGTTTTGGGAATTCTTCCGAAGAAAATTCAGCAAGCGCTTGTGTCATAAAATCGTTCCAAATCGGAGCCGCGCAATTGTAGCCGTCGGCAAGGTAATTCATAATGGTTCCATCTGCGTTGCCCACCCAAACTCCGGTGACTAAATTAGTGGTGTAGCCCATGGTCCACGTGTTGGTGGGGTAGCCGTTGTCCGCGGTACTGGTTCCGGTTTTAGCGGCAACATGTTGTCCTGCGATGGAGAGTCTTGAACCCAGGTGAACACTTGAATCGGATAGAATATTATTAATAAGATAGGCGGCTTGCGGATCAAGGACCTCGGTTCCTGGAGTGTCTTTCCATTGTTCCAAAATATCCCCGTTGCGGTTTTCAATTTTTAAAATAGGCGTGATTTCCTTTTTAATTCCGCTGTTTGCGAATACCGAATAGGCTCCTGTGAAATCAAGCAAACGGACTTCTCCGGTGCCCAGCGCCAGAGGCCAGCCATACCCGATATTTTTATCCAGATTGATTCCGAATTTTTCAACAAAAGGGATGATCGCGTCTTCTTGTCCGGCTAAAAAATAAGTTTTAATGGCCGGGATATTGAGCGATTGCCCCAGGGCATAACGGATTGAAACCGGGCCGGAAAAAGTGCCACTGTAGTTTTTAGGGGCCTCGGTTCCGAATTGAGTTTTTACATCATAAAGGATTGTGGCGGGCGCGTATCCGTTTAAAAAAGCCAACGCATAAACAAAGGGTTTAAACGAAGATCCGGGCTGACGATATCGAGTGGCGATGTTGACTTCTCCATTAATGGTTGGATCTCGATAATCCGCGGACCCCACCATGGCCAAAATTTGTCCGGTTTGGGGTTGAATGGCCACCAAGCTGGCGTTGCTTGCATCAAAGCTTTCAAGGTTGTTTTCTTTGTATTTTTCGACCGAGGCTTCGGCGATATCTTGGAGATTGGGGTCAAGGGTGGTGTAGATACGGAGCCCTCCTTGTTCAAGGACTTCTTTTCCGTATTTTTCTTCCACAAGCTGTTTAACATAAAAAACAAAATGAGGGGCTTGAATGCTTTCAAGATAACTTTGGAATTCAAGAGTCCAGGATTCTTCCAGTGCGGTTTGTTTTTCTTCTTCTGTGATAATGCCTTTTTCAAGCATGGAGTTTAAAACCACATCGGTTCTGCCCGGCAAATAAATGGTTGTTCCGTCCACCAGCGTGATATTTGAGCCAATTAATCCGAGCATGAATTCGTCGTCTTCCAGGTCTTGAATGGAAGAAATATTTCGGGCCGCGAGTTGTTCGGCGGTGAAATTAAGGGTGAGGTAGGAATGACTGTTTTCGCCGTAAGGGGAATAGTACGTTGGGGCTTTTGGGATGGCGGCTAAGATCGCACTTTGGGTGAGAGTTAGATCTTTCGCAAGAACTCCAAAATAACGATTCGCAGCCAATTCTATCCCGTACGCGTTGTTGCCGTAAAAAATTTCGTTGAGATACATCTCTAAGATTTCATCTTTTGAATAATGGGATTCCACTCGAACCGCCAAAATGAGTTCTTGAATTTTTCGTGTGTAAGTTTGTTCTTGAGTCAGGAAGAAATTCTTAACAAATTGTTGTGTGATGGTGGAGCATCCGCGGCGGCCTCCAATTCCAAAAAGTTCGTGCAAAAAGGCCTTTCCCAAACAAGGAACGTCGAATCCGTAGTGATAATAAAATTGGTCATCTTCCGTGGAGAGGGTGGCACTGATAAGGTAAGGAGACATGTCTGCGAGTGCTACGATTTTTCGATTTTCATCGCCTTGAATGGCATACAACACGTTTTCGGAACGATCATAAATGATGGTGGATTCGGCTTGCAAAAAGCCTTCACCACTGGTGACCGGAGGGAGGTTGAAGCTGAAAACAATGATCAATAAAATTCCCAGGAAAAACCCAACAAGAACGCTACTCCCGGCAACAATTAGGGCCCAGCGCCACACGCGCATGCGGCGTGGCATCAGTGGATGGGGGCGAATTTTGAGCCAAAATTTTCCAAGATTGAGTTTGAGACGTCGAAAGCGAGACAACATAAAAAAATGTTAAAGTCAGGACGGGCGCATTATACGCTTTTTTTATCTTGTGTGATAGAATTGTTCCGATTCTTATTTCTCTTAATTTTTTATTTATGGCACTGACGTTGAAGCAAATTCATGACATGGCGATCGCAATCGGGCGAAAACAGGATCCGCGCCCCGCCAAAGAAATCGAAGCGGTTTTATCTCAACATAAAGAGCAATATGAAAAAATGAACAAGAAGAAAAAAGAATGTTTTGATAAAGAGCGATTGGTGAATCCGTATTTGGATACGCGTGTTTTGTATGGCACACCCACTACTTCCATTAAATCGATGATGGCGTGTATTGATGTGGGTCCGGCAGAGCTTTTATTGGCAAATACGTTGCGTGAAAAAGGGACTGCGATTGATATGGTGTTGAGTCATCATCCTGAAGGGCGCGCGTTGGCGGACTTGGCGCAAGTGATGCGAGTCCAAGATACGATTTCCGAGGAATTGGGAATTTCTCCCAATATTGCGGAAAAACTCATGAATAAACGGATGGGCGTGATTGATCGTGCGGTGCATCCCATCAATCATTATCAAGCCGTAGATACGGCTCGATTGCTTGGGATTCCATTTATGTGTTGTCATACGCCGGCGGACAATTGCGTGCATGATTTTTTGGTGAATTTTATCAATAAAAATCAGAAAAAATGGCGTACCATTGAGGATTTTATGAATGCGCTTTTGGAAATTCCCGAGTTTTTTGAAGGAGAAAAAATGGGGGCGGGGCCTAAGATTTTCTTGGGTTCAAAAGATTCCAAGTTGGGCAAAATCGCGGTGACGGGAATGACGGGCGGGACGTCGGGGAGTGAGGATATTTATGAACATTACAGTCATGCCGGGGTTGGGACATTGGTGCAAATGCATATTTCCGAGAAGCATCGTGAAAATGCGGAAAAACATCATCTTAATATTGTGATCACGGGTCATATCCCGAGCGACAGCTTGGGGTTGAATTTATTGTTGGATCCCATTGAAAAGAAGGGGGTGAAAATCATCCCGGCGAGTGGATTTATAAGGGTGAAACGATAAATTATTCTCCGCGAATTTCTCCGCCAATGGCGCGAATCGACTTGAAAATCGCTTCGTGGGATTGATGGAATTCGGTATCGGTGAGGGTGTGGTCGTTGTGGCGGAGTTCGATGGTGAAGGCCAGGGATTTTTTGTCAGTGGGAATGTTTTTTCCCTCGTAAATGTCAAAAAGCGTGATGGATTGCACGAGACCCGCGGGGTCGGCTTTTCGAATGGCGTGTTCGACGTCGGCGATTTCTTTTTTACGATCAATGAGCAAGGAAATGTCGAAGGGGCTGGTAGGGAATTTGGGCAATTCTTTGAAACGCGTGAGTTCTCGACCTTTGGCTGCGAGTTTAGTGAAATTGATTTCAAATAAACCCACGGGTTGATCGAGGTCAAAGGCTTTGGCCACGGCAGGGTGTAGGACGAATCCATAACCAAGGATTTCGCCTTCTACAGAGATTTCGATGCATTTTTGAGGATGTGCGTAAAGGGGCGGATGAGCGCATTTTTGAAGAAGCGGGGAGGGGGTGCGGAATTTTTTTAAAAAAGCGGAAAGTGCGCCTTTCATGTCGTAGAAAATTTCTTTGGAATGTTCGTTCGTAAGTGTTCCGGCGATCCATTTTTCTTCAAGAGGCATGAATTCTCCGATTTCTTTGTACGTGTGTCCGATTTCAAATAATTTTAGGTTTTTTCGTTCGTGATTGTTTTTGGCCAATGTTTTTAATAGACCCGGAATGAGGCTTACGCGCATATGGGTTTGCTCTTGGGAAAGTGCGTTTTTGACGCGAATATGGCGCATGTTTTCGAGGCGGCATTTTTTGAAATCGTCTTCGCTGTAAAAAGAGTACCCAATGACCTCAGTGAAGCCTAAAAAGGCGGCGAAAATAGTGCGAACTTCATGTTTAAAAAATCGTTCTTGGTTTTCGATTGGGAGCTTAATGGGAAGTTCGGGAAGAAGGGCCGGGATTTTATCGTACCCGTGAATGCGAGCCACTTCTTCGACTAAATCTTCTGCAATCCCCACATCGCCGGTGGCGCGATGGGAGGGGACAATGACGTTGAGTTTTTTTCCTTGAACCGTGACTTTGAATCCGAGGGTCGTGAGGATGCGTTTAATTTCCGGGGTTGAAATTTCGGTGCCGATTTTGTTGCAAATTATTTGTGGGTCAATGGTGATTTTGATTTGGGGGAGAGTTTTGTATGTGCGAATCGTTTCGAGAGAGGTTATGAGTTTTGCGGAGGGGGAACATTCTTGAATCAAAGCCATGGCGCGTTGAAGTGCGAGTTCGGTGAGCGAGGGGTCGAGGCCTTTTTCAAAACGTTGAGACGCTTCACTGCGCAACCCGTGAGCAGAGGAGCTTTTTCGAACTATAATGGGGTTCCAATTGGCGGCCTCGAGAATGATTTCAGTGGTGGATTCATTGATTTCGGAGCCTGCGCCGCCCATGATTCCGGCCACGCCCAATACACTTGAACTGTCGGCCACCACAGGATCTTTTTCAAATAATGTTCTCGTTTCGTGGTCAATGGTTTCGATCGTTTCTCCTTTTTTGGCATAGCGAATAATGAGGGCGTCATTTTTTACTTTTTTTCGATCATAGGCATGCATGGGTTGGCCCAATTCCACCATCACAAAATTGGTGATGTCCACGATGTTGTTGATGGGTTTGAGCCCCACACTGCGTAGGCGATTTTTGAGCCAATCCGGAGAATCTTTGATTTCAACATTCGTTAAAATACAACCGGAGAAAGCGGGGCAGATTTCTTTGTCTTGAATGGTAACATTGAGTTTAGTCGTCGGTTTTCCGGGTTTGTATTTAAGAAGTGGCGTGAGGGGTTTGAGCGGTTTTTTGAGGATCACAGAGAATTCACGGGCAAAGCCGTAATGGCCCCAGAGGTCGGGACGATGAGTGAGGGATTTGTTGTCCACAGTGAGAATGACGTCGTTTTTTTGGAGCGCAACGGCAAGGGGGGTTCCAGGTTTTACTTTTAAATACGATAAATCTTTGATGCGCACTTCGGTTGCACCGGGGAGATTGTCGGTGTCGAGGCCAATTTCTTCGCCGGCGCAAATCATTCCAAAACTTTTTTCTCCACGAATTTTAACTTCTCCAAGTTCAACGAGGTCGCCTTCGCCGTGCCAACGAACCTTAGAGCCCGGAGGCGCAACAGGAACCAACATATCAGGTTTTAAATTTTGACCGCCACATACAATGGAGATGGGTTTTTCTTGAGCAATGTCCACTTCGGCAATGACCAGTTTATCTGCGTTGGGGTGTTTTTTTACGCTTAGAATTTTCCCAATCACCATTTTATCAAAAGCTTTTTCCATATCTTCTACCTCTTCGACCTCTGCGGTGTGAAGAGTGATGAGTCTTCCGACATCGTCAGTGCTTTGAGTGTTTGGAATGTCTATAAATTGAGCTACCTCTTCTGGGGTGTTTAAGGATGAGGTCTTCATAAAGTCCTCAGAACGTATGGTCTTGATGTCCACGAATTCACGCAACCAATTGATAGAAATTTTCATAGGAACTAAAAGTTAATCAAAATTGTTCCAAAAATCGTACATCGCCGTTCGTGAGATGGCGAATATCGGTGATACCGTATCTCATCATGACCAACCGGGTGAGGCCGAAACCGAAGGCCCAGCCTTGATATTGCGCAGGATCGATGCCGCCGGATTTGAGGACAAAAGGGTGAACCATGCCGCAGCCCATGAATTCCACCCAGCCGGTTTTTTTGCATACGCGGCAACCCGTGCCTCCACAGAGGACACAAGACATGTCCAGTTCGATTCCGGGTTCGACGAAAGGGAAATAGCCGGGGCGGAAACGGATTTTCATTTCGCGCTTAAATAAGCGGCTTAAAAAGTCGATCATCACACCTTTGAGGTGGGCGATGGAGATGTTTTTATCGATGAGTAAGCCTTCGACTTGGTCGAAGGTGTGTTCGTGGGAGGCGTCGGTGGCTTCGTTTCGGAATACGCGACCCGGCACAATGATTCGTAACGGAGCGCCATATTTTTTCATGGCACGGATTTGGTTGGGCGAGGTGTGGCAGCGAAGGACCAGTTGGCCTTCTTTTGGATCCGGATTTTTATCAATAAAAAACGTGTCTTGCATGTCGCGCGCCGGATGGTGAGCCGGGATGTTGAGGCCTTCAAAATTGTAATATTCGCTTTCGATTTCCGGGCCGTCGATGATGGTGAATCCCATTTGTTGAAAAATTCGTTCGACTTCTTCCTGGGTTTTGGCGATGGGGTGGATGTGGCCGTCTTGAGGCTGGGTTGTGCCCGGAGCTGTTCGGTCGATCCATTCTCCGGTGAGGGATTGATCGATCGCGGATTGTTGAAGTGAATTTTGTTTGGTGGCGAAATCGGTGTCGAGCTCTTTCTTGAGATCGTTGCAGGCTTTTCCGAGGGTTCGTTTTTCGTCTACCGACAGATGAGCGAGGCCGTGAAGGAGTTCGGTGACCGCGCCTTTTTTTCCGAGGTAATTTTTATACCAAGGCTCGAGCTGATCAAGGGATTGAATCGCTTTGAGCTCAATGCCCGCGGTTTCGCGAAGATGGGTGAGTTGGTTTTGCATACGAGGTGTAGTTTAACTCGATTTAAGGTTTTTTTTAAGGGAATTTTTGAGATATGAAAAAGACCCCTTTTTACGGGGGCCTTTTTTGAATTCATGTGAATGCATCCTTCGACAAGCTCAGGATGACATTTGACTATCGAATCGCATCTTTCAAGGTCTTTCCGGCTTTGAAAGCAGGGAGTTTCATGGAAGGGATCTTGATTTTTTGCGTGGTGTTTCGAGGATTGACACCTGTTCGGGCAGCACGTTTGCTGACACGGAAGGTTCCAAAACCGGTGATGGTGACACTTTGCCCTTTTTTGAGGGATCCGGTGATGGTTTCGAGCATGGCTTCGAGAGCCATTGTCGCAGCTTTCTTTGTAATGCCAGCTTCTTGGGAGGCCGCATTGATGAGGTCTTGTTTCGTCATGGGACGATTGGGTTAGGAATAAAACTGGATGTGATTATAGGCGGAGAAAGGCCTTTTACAAGGCTTTTTTGCCAAATTTGATCTAAAAAGACTTGATTTAAGGCTTGTTTGTGGGGAAAGAAAGATCACATTTCTTTTAGATAACATTTTTCGCAATACACGATTTCGGGGCGGGAAGGGGCGTAGGTACTTTCGATTTCAATGCCGCATTTGTGGCAGGTGCGTTTGAACAATTCAAAAAGGTTGCGATTTTGGAAGCGGCGTTTGTGTCGGCACGTGGGGCATTCGCGCGGGATGGGCATATTTTCTTTTCGGTAGAACCGAAGTTCTTGCGGAACGAGTCGGTAATTTTTTTTGCAGGATTCGCACGCGAGGATTTCTTTTACAATGTCGTCTCTCACGTCTTTTATATTATCGGGGAGTGTTGGTAGTGTGCCTGGTTTGAATTCTTTTTGATCTTCTTCTCGCCAACGATAGCCGAGTTTTTTTGCACCGGTTTTTTCAAGTGGAAAAAAGTCCTGGGCTGCGGTTTCATTGTAGGCAAAAGGCGAAAGTGCGGTCGGGAAAAAGTGGCCCCATTCTTTTGTTTTTTCCATGTATTTAATGATTTGCGGCAATAATTTTTCGTACTCTTTTTTTGAATATTGTTGATTGAGGATGCAGTATTTTTTGTGATGCAATCCAATGCATCCAAAGCAATTTTCACATGAGACACAGGAGTCGCAATAGCGTAAATCGTGAGAAAACCAGGTGTAGGAACAAAAAGCAATATTTTGGCTTCCTCGACTGACTACTGAATTGTAAATCATTTCACATCCGGGCCAGCCTGCGGAATAAATGCCGTAAACGTTTTTGGAATCGGCGATGGAAACGGAATGAGCGGCTTCTTCGCCATTAAATCCATCAAAGCAATTTTTGAGATTTTTGGAATGATACAAATGATCGCCGGTGCAATTTTCACAATTTAAATTATGGACATAACGATGCGGGGTTTTGAGTTTGAGGGTTGCGTAATGGGTGTGCGCTTTTTGCCAGGAGCTCCACGAGCCGTCAAAGACTTTTTTCTTGAGAGTTTCGAATTCTTCTTTGGTGCACGATTTATTTCCAATGCAATAACTTTTATTCGCGAGATTGGTGCAAAACAAGCAATGATCGCATCCGCGGAGTTGATAGGAAAAATAACAACTGTTGCAGTCTTTGGCTTCTTCTAAAACGATGCATCCGTAGGAATTGTTGACCTCGTTGCACCAGGCGCAAAGCGTGCTTTCGTTGGTGTAAAGCGAGTCGAAAACATCTTTGTCTTTTACGGCCCAGTAAGAATAATAAAGGTCTTCGCAGTTCGCCACGAGAGAATTGAGGTAGCAATTTTTGGATTGGCGAATGTGCCCGTTGTATTCGCAGTTTTCGGAGTTGAAAACCGATGTGCCTTCGCGAGGGACCACGCGTTGTAAGGCGGCGAATTGATCGAAGAATGGCTTTGAAAAATCAAAGTCACGACTGTATTGCGTGGCATCCCATGAGTCTCCCCACCAAATTTCGTTGGAATAAATGGTGAAAGGACTGTCGGCGGAGTAAGCACTTAAAATGTTTTTGCCGGTGGAGTCACATTTTCGCGGATACAATTTCCATTCGTTGCGAAACGCCATGAGTTGTCGCATGCGTTCTTTAAAGCAGAGGTTCGGGAGCGGGAGATCCATTCGTTTGAAAAAATCCAATTCCGAGTCTGTAATTTCGAAGGGCTTCAAACAACTAATACAGATTTTTTGCATAATAGAGCTTGAAAAAATGCGGGGAGCGCATTCCGCTGTCGCTCCATGCGTTAAATATAAAGAGGAAAGGAGGGAAACTCAAGGTTGTTATACTGAAAAGGCAAGCGGGAAAGGGAAATTTTTATGAGCATTTTCAAGGAAGAGGACACGAGGATCATGTATCCGAGTGTCCGATTCCCATGCGAATAAAAATTCTTCCTGACCGCTTGCCTTAAAATATTTTTGTTTTTATTGCGCTATCGGTTGTTCTTCCACTAGCCCGTCAAAAAGAATGGGGGATGGTTCGGGTTGCGTGATCAAATCTTTGGCCAGGGGAACAATGACGTTTTCGGGCCAATATACGTTTTCCGTGTCATTGAGAATCGGGAAGGAATAGGCCGGGACGTAAAGGTCGGTGGAATTTCCGCCATTGGTGTTGTATTGCGACACGATGGCGTAAATCAATGTTGGGGTTCCGAGTTGAAATTCTTGGGTTTTGGTTGGGTCTTCCCATGTGTAATTGTTCCCTCCTCCGGTTTTTGCAGCAGCCAAGACTTCGTCCAAGATCGCGGCTTGGTACGTGGAGCTTTCAAATTGATTGGAAGTGAAAATATTGGAAAGATTGGTGACTTTTTCTCGATTTACATCCACGGTCACCATCATGCCTGCGTCGTTCCCCCAGACATAACTCACTAGTTTTCCATTGATTTCATATGGGTAAACCACGGTGAGCATGTAGCCTATGTCTCCATAATTTTTTAGATTTTCCAGGTCGAGAATATAAGGATCTCCAAAATTTTCAGTTGAAATATCGTGGTCTTGTAAAAATTGATTGGCCGTGGCTATGGTTTTTTCTATGGGAATATTATCGGCGGTTATAGAGGTTGTGGGCCAATCGTTACACCAACCCCACGGGCACTCCGCGGTCGGGGCGTTGTATTCATATAAGGAGATTTGGCCGTACATGTAATCATAGGAGATGGCATAACTTTCGGATCCTATGGGGTTTAAATTTACATAGGTTGGTTGGAACCCTCCGAAAGAATTCATGTTCATAACATCGCTGGATATGTTTTGTTTGGGGGCATCGGGGATGATGCGGTGAAGCACTTCGATGGCGGAATCGCTTAGTGTTAATGGATCGCCCACG from Candidatus Gracilibacteria bacterium includes the following:
- a CDS encoding HU family DNA-binding protein, with protein sequence MTKQDLINAASQEAGITKKAATMALEAMLETITGSLKKGQSVTITGFGTFRVSKRAARTGVNPRNTTQKIKIPSMKLPAFKAGKTLKDAIR
- the pheT gene encoding phenylalanine--tRNA ligase subunit beta → MKISINWLREFVDIKTIRSEDFMKTSSLNTPEEVAQFIDIPNTQSTDDVGRLITLHTAEVEEVEDMEKAFDKMVIGKILSVKKHPNADKLVIAEVDIAQEKPISIVCGGQNLKPDMLVPVAPPGSKVRWHGEGDLVELGEVKIRGEKSFGMICAGEEIGLDTDNLPGATEVRIKDLSYLKVKPGTPLAVALQKNDVILTVDNKSLTHRPDLWGHYGFAREFSVILKKPLKPLTPLLKYKPGKPTTKLNVTIQDKEICPAFSGCILTNVEIKDSPDWLKNRLRSVGLKPINNIVDITNFVMVELGQPMHAYDRKKVKNDALIIRYAKKGETIETIDHETRTLFEKDPVVADSSSVLGVAGIMGGAGSEINESTTEIILEAANWNPIIVRKSSSAHGLRSEASQRFEKGLDPSLTELALQRAMALIQECSPSAKLITSLETIRTYKTLPQIKITIDPQIICNKIGTEISTPEIKRILTTLGFKVTVQGKKLNVIVPSHRATGDVGIAEDLVEEVARIHGYDKIPALLPELPIKLPIENQERFFKHEVRTIFAAFLGFTEVIGYSFYSEDDFKKCRLENMRHIRVKNALSQEQTHMRVSLIPGLLKTLAKNNHERKNLKLFEIGHTYKEIGEFMPLEEKWIAGTLTNEHSKEIFYDMKGALSAFLKKFRTPSPLLQKCAHPPLYAHPQKCIEISVEGEILGYGFVLHPAVAKAFDLDQPVGLFEINFTKLAAKGRELTRFKELPKFPTSPFDISLLIDRKKEIADVEHAIRKADPAGLVQSITLFDIYEGKNIPTDKKSLAFTIELRHNDHTLTDTEFHQSHEAIFKSIRAIGGEIRGE
- a CDS encoding transglycosylase domain-containing protein translates to MLSRFRRLKLNLGKFWLKIRPHPLMPRRMRVWRWALIVAGSSVLVGFFLGILLIIVFSFNLPPVTSGEGFLQAESTIIYDRSENVLYAIQGDENRKIVALADMSPYLISATLSTEDDQFYYHYGFDVPCLGKAFLHELFGIGGRRGCSTITQQFVKNFFLTQEQTYTRKIQELILAVRVESHYSKDEILEMYLNEIFYGNNAYGIELAANRYFGVLAKDLTLTQSAILAAIPKAPTYYSPYGENSHSYLTLNFTAEQLAARNISSIQDLEDDEFMLGLIGSNITLVDGTTIYLPGRTDVVLNSMLEKGIITEEEKQTALEESWTLEFQSYLESIQAPHFVFYVKQLVEEKYGKEVLEQGGLRIYTTLDPNLQDIAEASVEKYKENNLESFDASNASLVAIQPQTGQILAMVGSADYRDPTINGEVNIATRYRQPGSSFKPFVYALAFLNGYAPATILYDVKTQFGTEAPKNYSGTFSGPVSIRYALGQSLNIPAIKTYFLAGQEDAIIPFVEKFGINLDKNIGYGWPLALGTGEVRLLDFTGAYSVFANSGIKKEITPILKIENRNGDILEQWKDTPGTEVLDPQAAYLINNILSDSSVHLGSRLSIAGQHVAAKTGTSTADNGYPTNTWTMGYTTNLVTGVWVGNADGTIMNYLADGYNCAAPIWNDFMTQALAEFSSEEFPKPQGITSLTITKSTGLLPAENTPEDMLSQDIFATFDVPTQIDNSFISYPIDKMTGLIATEFSPAWSVQEKAFQVHQTIIPEYTYWQAGIDAWVEANADLKQPPTEQDTLHTAETLANSPTIAITSPANYGSIDSGRTTIEVEVSTPNGMDYVEFYLNDQIQYTAVTAPYSGTIRLGTSVTPGKTYTLTAYVYDALGYRSNSTIEVQYGTTSTAETPTSTEDPAPPATPMERP
- a CDS encoding NGG1p interacting factor NIF3, with protein sequence MALTLKQIHDMAIAIGRKQDPRPAKEIEAVLSQHKEQYEKMNKKKKECFDKERLVNPYLDTRVLYGTPTTSIKSMMACIDVGPAELLLANTLREKGTAIDMVLSHHPEGRALADLAQVMRVQDTISEELGISPNIAEKLMNKRMGVIDRAVHPINHYQAVDTARLLGIPFMCCHTPADNCVHDFLVNFINKNQKKWRTIEDFMNALLEIPEFFEGEKMGAGPKIFLGSKDSKLGKIAVTGMTGGTSGSEDIYEHYSHAGVGTLVQMHISEKHRENAEKHHLNIVITGHIPSDSLGLNLLLDPIEKKGVKIIPASGFIRVKR